In a single window of the Anaerotruncus rubiinfantis genome:
- a CDS encoding ornithine cyclodeaminase family protein codes for MTDYHVDIRVLSKAEVESLVSYRDVVDTVEETFLALARHEIFHPIKEPIWVDDGRANMIMAMAAHIKSQQVAGVKWVNMYENQQPGYPSCAGSILLLNDDRNGQPYAILEATSITAMRTAGGHAAVAAKHLARPDSQVLTVIGCGTEAVSGVASFLDLFALRELRVFDIHPAAMQRMRELYGDRLTVTCCSDAQTACEGADILMTVTTSRRPVVEAGWIPKGCFVAGLYSLFDLDPKAAITCDKWVLGSKEADRRQILEDPVFEDYHLTMENVYADLPEILSGAKPGRERDDETIVYTHFGMGALDVAVGKLIYQRACAQDVGQIIRLV; via the coding sequence ATGACAGATTATCATGTGGACATCCGGGTCCTCTCGAAAGCCGAGGTCGAAAGCCTCGTGAGCTACCGTGATGTGGTGGACACAGTCGAAGAGACCTTTCTCGCGCTGGCGCGCCACGAAATTTTCCATCCGATCAAGGAACCCATCTGGGTGGATGACGGCCGTGCAAACATGATTATGGCGATGGCGGCCCATATCAAAAGCCAGCAGGTCGCCGGCGTCAAATGGGTCAACATGTATGAAAATCAGCAGCCGGGCTATCCCTCCTGCGCGGGCAGCATCCTGCTTTTAAACGATGACCGCAACGGCCAGCCCTACGCGATCCTGGAGGCAACCTCGATCACCGCGATGCGCACCGCGGGCGGGCACGCGGCGGTCGCCGCGAAGCATCTCGCCCGCCCGGATTCGCAGGTGTTGACGGTGATCGGCTGCGGCACCGAGGCGGTGAGCGGCGTTGCAAGTTTTCTCGATCTCTTTGCGCTGCGGGAGCTGCGTGTTTTTGACATTCACCCCGCCGCCATGCAGCGGATGCGGGAACTTTACGGAGACCGGCTCACAGTGACCTGCTGTTCCGACGCACAGACCGCCTGCGAGGGGGCGGATATCCTGATGACCGTCACCACCTCGCGGCGGCCGGTGGTTGAAGCGGGCTGGATTCCGAAGGGATGCTTCGTGGCGGGGCTTTACTCGCTCTTCGACCTCGACCCCAAGGCCGCAATCACCTGTGACAAATGGGTTCTCGGATCGAAAGAGGCCGACCGGCGGCAGATCCTGGAGGACCCGGTGTTCGAGGACTACCATCTTACGATGGAAAACGTCTACGCCGACCTGCCCGAGATCCTGAGCGGAGCGAAGCCCGGACGCGAGCGGGACGACGAGACGATCGTCTACACCCACTTCGGGATGGGCGCGCTCGACGTGGCGGTTGGGAAACTCATCTACCAGCGCGCCTGCGCGCAGGATGTGGGCCAGATTATCCGCCTGGTCTGA
- a CDS encoding NAD/NADP octopine/nopaline dehydrogenase family protein: MKKIAVVGGGSTGHMVAADVASRGHEARLCDSEAYREILEQTAAIGKIALSGSGFDTVGELAMATTDVACALDGADLVICCTIANRDEEVAEMIAPHVPKDGVVLLSAGSAGSLVYRRVFNRLGRRDIVVGETSGNLYPCRMIGPGKVFSGGKYAPKAAAAVPERDTERLVEAFSGVYELTPASCVLETAFNGPNLIAHIDLTLLNAGAIETAKGPYRVFNDGICRSTINLADALWQEKKRVMDALGFACGPSPAGFYRKLADHDAHAFDGFRTLEGPESLTGRYITEDVPMLDCLFLSVARAIGVATPLFEGLVAVASAVNQTDYYAQGRTLESLGIEARTPAEIAASFRDPGNLQ, from the coding sequence ATGAAGAAAATTGCAGTGGTAGGCGGCGGAAGCACCGGCCATATGGTGGCCGCGGACGTCGCTTCCCGCGGGCATGAAGCGCGGCTCTGCGACAGTGAGGCCTATCGTGAAATCCTGGAACAGACGGCCGCGATCGGAAAGATCGCGCTGAGCGGCAGTGGCTTCGACACGGTGGGGGAACTCGCGATGGCGACTACCGATGTCGCCTGTGCGCTTGACGGGGCCGATCTGGTCATCTGCTGCACCATCGCCAACCGCGACGAGGAGGTCGCCGAGATGATCGCTCCGCACGTCCCGAAGGACGGGGTGGTGCTCCTGAGCGCCGGCAGCGCCGGGTCGCTCGTTTACCGCAGGGTCTTTAACCGGCTGGGCCGGCGAGACATCGTGGTGGGGGAGACCAGCGGAAATCTCTATCCCTGCCGGATGATCGGCCCGGGCAAGGTCTTTTCGGGCGGGAAATATGCGCCCAAGGCGGCGGCCGCGGTCCCGGAAAGGGATACGGAACGGCTGGTCGAGGCGTTTTCCGGGGTGTACGAACTCACGCCAGCGAGCTGTGTGCTCGAAACCGCATTCAACGGGCCGAACCTGATCGCCCATATCGACCTCACCCTGCTGAACGCAGGCGCCATCGAAACGGCGAAGGGGCCCTACCGCGTTTTCAACGACGGCATCTGCCGCAGCACCATCAACCTGGCGGATGCGCTCTGGCAGGAGAAGAAACGAGTCATGGATGCGCTCGGCTTCGCTTGCGGGCCGTCGCCGGCCGGCTTCTACCGCAAACTCGCGGATCACGACGCGCACGCCTTCGACGGCTTTCGGACGCTTGAGGGTCCTGAGAGCCTGACCGGGCGGTATATCACCGAGGACGTCCCGATGCTCGACTGCCTGTTCCTTTCGGTGGCGCGAGCGATCGGGGTTGCAACGCCGCTCTTCGAGGGGCTTGTGGCGGTGGCGTCGGCGGTGAACCAGACCGACTACTATGCCCAGGGCCGAACCTTGGAAAGCCTGGGGATCGAAGCCCGCACCCCCGCGGAGATCGCCGCGAGTTTCCGGGACCCCGGCAATCTGCAATGA
- a CDS encoding TRAP transporter substrate-binding protein has protein sequence MKKNISMILAVAMLIGMLAGCSGSKPEASSAAAPAPTASAASEAASDAAAPAPEGQILVRIATQMAADNNTTIAMNVFGDYVMEKTNNAIKVEVYPNSQLGAEDIVMQQVLTGTLEMSPISSAVLSTVVPEVNIFSFPFLFNDLDTYIDMCWDEGFRERIFNAVEERTGCKTLGFTIGIGRGVSNTKREIRTVDDMKGLKIRTIGSPIIIDTFNSFGATATNVPWKEVYTALQQGLVDGEDSSVIANLDQKFIESNKFYTQLDTMFQNHLLVVSSELWNKLTPEQQQIFVEAGVKADEYGFECSRTDIKDSYERAAKEYPDFKITSDLTPEEKQTFVDACRPVWDKYKPEVGEDLFNYTYDLMQKMVKK, from the coding sequence ATGAAAAAGAACATAAGTATGATCCTCGCAGTGGCAATGCTCATTGGAATGCTCGCCGGATGCAGCGGCTCCAAACCCGAGGCCAGCTCCGCCGCGGCGCCCGCCCCGACGGCTTCTGCCGCTTCCGAAGCGGCTTCCGATGCAGCGGCCCCCGCGCCCGAAGGCCAGATCCTGGTGCGCATTGCGACCCAGATGGCGGCCGACAACAACACCACCATCGCGATGAACGTCTTTGGCGACTATGTGATGGAAAAGACAAACAATGCAATCAAGGTCGAGGTCTATCCGAACTCCCAGCTCGGAGCGGAGGACATCGTCATGCAGCAGGTGCTGACCGGCACGCTGGAGATGTCGCCGATCAGTTCGGCCGTTTTGAGCACCGTCGTGCCTGAGGTCAACATCTTCTCCTTCCCATTCCTTTTCAACGACCTCGACACCTATATCGACATGTGCTGGGACGAAGGCTTCCGTGAGCGGATCTTCAATGCGGTCGAGGAGCGCACCGGCTGCAAGACCCTCGGCTTCACCATCGGTATCGGCCGTGGCGTCTCGAATACCAAACGCGAGATCCGCACGGTCGACGACATGAAGGGCCTCAAAATCCGCACAATCGGCTCCCCGATCATCATCGACACCTTCAACTCTTTTGGCGCGACCGCGACCAACGTCCCATGGAAAGAGGTCTACACGGCGCTGCAGCAGGGGCTTGTGGACGGCGAGGACAGCTCGGTCATCGCAAACCTCGACCAGAAATTCATCGAAAGCAACAAGTTCTACACCCAGCTCGACACCATGTTCCAGAACCACCTGCTGGTCGTCTCTTCCGAGCTCTGGAACAAGCTGACCCCGGAACAGCAGCAGATCTTCGTCGAGGCGGGCGTCAAGGCGGACGAATACGGCTTCGAGTGCTCGCGCACTGACATCAAGGACAGCTATGAGCGCGCAGCCAAGGAATATCCGGACTTTAAGATCACTTCCGACCTGACCCCGGAAGAGAAACAGACCTTTGTGGATGCCTGCCGTCCGGTTTGGGACAAATACAAACCCGAAGTAGGTGAGGATCTCTTCAACTACACCTACGACCTCATGCAGAAGATGGTAAAAAAATAA
- a CDS encoding TRAP transporter small permease, with the protein MRAKVNRALGKIGRFEKALMGGFFMVMTLMVFVQITIRWCGLRSFSWLEEFAQYVYICVVMVGAANGVTDDSLMKVRLFESILPKAACRIIGVISGLLCSGIAFYMASISYQTVKKMFQLHAKTSVLGWPVWFFYAVMAVAFVGMGVRFLLRIIFPPMEEKDKPNTPAKAQ; encoded by the coding sequence TTGCGTGCAAAGGTGAACCGGGCGCTTGGAAAGATCGGGCGCTTTGAAAAGGCGCTGATGGGCGGCTTTTTCATGGTCATGACCCTGATGGTTTTCGTTCAGATTACAATCAGGTGGTGTGGTCTGCGCAGCTTTTCCTGGCTGGAGGAGTTTGCGCAATATGTCTATATCTGTGTGGTGATGGTCGGAGCCGCCAACGGCGTTACTGACGACAGCCTCATGAAAGTGCGGCTTTTTGAATCGATCCTGCCAAAGGCGGCCTGCCGGATCATTGGCGTAATCAGCGGCCTGCTCTGCAGCGGAATTGCGTTTTATATGGCATCCATCAGCTACCAGACTGTCAAAAAGATGTTCCAGCTCCATGCAAAAACTTCGGTGCTCGGCTGGCCGGTGTGGTTTTTCTACGCGGTCATGGCTGTCGCGTTTGTGGGAATGGGGGTCCGCTTCCTTCTGCGGATCATTTTCCCGCCCATGGAAGAGAAGGATAAACCCAATACGCCTGCCAAAGCGCAGTAG